In the genome of Raphanus sativus cultivar WK10039 chromosome 9, ASM80110v3, whole genome shotgun sequence, the window tagctaaaattatctaaattaacCGAACCGATAtgaattaaacatttaaattctGCAAAGTACTGTATATGTATTACCTGAAATCAGTTTAGTGCGGTTTTGGTTCGGACCTAGCCATTAAATCCAGTTAAGTATTTCTCTAAACCAAACCTGATCAGTTTTTTTAATCGGGTTCAGGTTTAGCTTTGGgattcagtttctttttttttttggtcaggcCTACCAAACCTCATTGAGTCAATAACCCACACACAACGACAAAGTTCAGTTATAAGatctattttgttttcattcaaACTCGCAACAAAATAAAGATGGCTGCAAAATGAATTCATTCCACAAGGGGCTGTTCTTTTCTCCATTAGTGACTCAAAGAACTGACCACATAGTTTCTGACGAGGCGGGAAATTTAGAGTAGAACCGCTGAATATCGTTTCCCACTGTCTCTCTGACAACACAAACGGTGATGTTGCCAACGACACAAcattctccattctcttcttgTCATAATCCCGCAACTTTCCGTACAGCAACGCATACCCGAAATCTCCTAAAAGATTGCCACCTGTCTCCTCGTCACCAGCAAGACCCTCAGCACTACGCTCAAGTATCTCATCGCTATCGAGACCGAAAACAACATACTCACGGCTCCCATTCACATATGCAAGACGAAGCTGAGACTTGTCGTATCCCTCAAGAAATGAGATTGATCCTCCCTTTGAGATTCCCCGGTCATTAAGAAGATTGTATAACTGAACAGAATAGTTCTCTGTGCACGGAACTAGCCAAGCCTTCATACATCTTAGGAAATGATGGGGGTGGCTGAAAAGCAAGAAACAATTATTGAAGTAAATGCCAAATAAAATGAAGACTTTAAAGAGAAGGTTAATAGCTTCCAAGGTTACACAAGTTATGTGATATTCTACAAGAACAGAAAACATAGACCAAACCGAAAAGAAAGGTTTGCAGATGCCTTCTAAGACAAACCTTGATTCCAGAAATGGTCCTTAATATGTCCATGGAAGGCATTTTAAGTAAATGGATCTGATTATCTGCACAAACCACCTGCAGCTCTTGTTATCAGTAAAATACATCAAAACATTCCAAACCCTTGCTAGATCAGAGATTGAAAGAGTAGGCTCCTCCAACTCACAGAAGAAAGAGTTGGATCTGGTGGCCACATGAAATACCACAAGGGAGACCCTATTCTTGGTAAAAAAATTCTTCTTCCCTTCCCCCTAAAGATACACAACAACACAGACACAAGAACTCAGGACACTTTGTTTCATGACCTATTAGTCCAGCAGTATAATGGTCATCAACTCAGGCGCACCTGAATACAAATATGCTCCATCGGAAGAGAAGTTCAGCACATTAACTTCACCAGAGCGCTAATGCCACGTGGTAGAAGATTCAGCATCTTCTCCACCTCTCACCCCAGGGTTGTCTAAATCAACCACTGATCTCACCTTCTTCTTTTGATTACTCAAGGCAAGTTTTCTATTACCAAATCCTCTCCAAATCAACACTCTTCCTGTTACATCTCCAGCAGCTATGATCCTCTCCGTGTGATGGAAAGCAAAAACATTGATAACCTTTGTGTGATGCAATGTCATCTTATTCATTTACAATAATATCagtttttcatattaaattttatctattcaagactattaaattttatctcTAGCAACTTTCTCTCCGATTGCAAAACGCTCATCAGAGCCATCCTCACCAAAAGTAAGATCAAGAAAATCTATGGCATCCTCAAGGATATCTACAGTCTCTCTTCTCATTTTGTAGCTATCTCTTTCCATCACATTCCTCTTTTTCAGAACAAAGATGCTGATCTTTTAGCAAAACGGGCTCTTAAGGCCTATCTATCTTCAATTTCAATCTTCATATGGGTTTCAAACCTTCCTATTTGTTTTTCTGCctttttaatctaaaactagatattgatccgcgcttttgcaagcgcggaatattttatgacgaaaatttttattactaatttaataaatattttgttaatttaaaagagtttgtatattttttttttttgcatttaaatcaacaCTTTTAAATTCGACCTGAATCCGTGATTATACTGGTTAATACGGCGATCCGattattcgatttttttttaaatatccatatttttaaaaaatcatgaaaTCCCCAGACTGACCGATTAAACACATGGATGACCAAGATGGATGACCGAGATGGATGACAGGTTTATAATCTAATTTGATCTAAATTTTTATAGTAAATAATTTGTCACCTTttattccaaattttaaagttcaatgttttgcaatttatgaaattatgatatttttacaaaattttgattgaggaaattgtagatataaaataactaagattagttatagttttttttgaaacatgaatagtattataaagaaaagagtatattgtttggaaacataaataatacTATAAAGAAATGAATATTATGATTTAGTATAGGCCTAACTATAAGtatgaaatagaaaaataaatttaattaaaaaatttacaaaataaatattaggttCAACACAAtgtttcagttttaataaaatatatattaacgtctaataaaatttgattatgAAGCTGCTAAAATACCTGCAAGAAAAAAGATTTTCGTAGTCATGATTTTTGAAACCTTCATAGAAACAATAGTTTTTTCCATGCTGGTTAGAAATAATATTTGAAGATGGTATGTTTTTCATGTCTCAGATCTCATGTTATTGTAATAGGAATTATAACTTGTATTATAATGTTTGATAAATAATGGTAATCTATAAACATCAAATGGAGCCTAAAGGATTACGTTTTTGTATATGACAAACATATTATGTCCATTAATATCAGTGGATCTCGCAAGTATCAGCTCGTAAACTGATAGTTATGCGTTAGGGATAGAACTAAATGAGTAGGACATAATTATGAAACAGAACCAAATTAAGTTGGAGGAAAATACCTGAGAAATAAAATTCTGTTAGAAAGATCTGTTGGCAAATTATGTAATATACTAACAATGGAGTAAGATTAATAAATAGgaattatctaattttattagtattgaTGTTTTAAATACTGTTACATATTTTGTAGGactatttcaaatttaaataacaacTTTCTAACATAAAATATAGGATCCtgaattaatagattagattcgATTTTGGGAAGATCATTATTAgaatataaatgtttaataattttaaaatacaaaatatatgaaTGTATTTGTTTAAATTAGAAAATTCTGAAATTATACTAACCAAACGAATGGTTTTGATTTACATATAGAGTTGTTTGTATAGGTGAATTATTTTTACCTCTAATACAATATAGTATaactgaaaaacaaaattactaagtaaatattaaaataatgggATATAATATCAGAATCGTAACATATGTTGTATACATTTATGGGTGCTGCAACTAATCATTTCGTAATGATTGAGTAATTTGGTCACAAGTGTATCAATTATTATcaaattctgaaattttatagATATCAGCTACCAAATATATATTACGatttcccaatttttttttgtatctctTATAATACTATTAGAAATTAACATATCTATATATGGGTTTCTGAattttaatacaatatataactaCTAAAAATATACCAAATTAGCGAAACAACAccatacaaaaataattacGAAACATAGTACTACAATTGTAATCATAATACAAAAACTATAAaagaataaacattataaaGAAACACTATaccaatattttttatacattaattataaGAATGTCACGTCCAAACAATGTATTGCTAATCTAGTAGTACCCTCAGTCTAGTATTTAATTCCAAGATTGGTTTATTTATGACAAATTAATtgttggtttattttaagttgtcCGGTTATATTGTAATAGTAATGTGTAATATAATCATATTGTAACTAATTTGAAATGGTCCATAAATTTAGTAACATGCTAACAAATGTGAAATAGTCCAAAAGTTAAATGACAACATTAATGGTAGATAAAtttaggactctattttaatagagtagatataTAGAGTTGTCAGAAAAAAAGactattaaattttagattttatataataacacaaaacgttattttatattttatatttatctatgatatttctttttttttaaacggaAGCATGATTCTAAAACAGAATCATAAATTGTCAACATTTCTAAATAAGATATTTAGAATCATTTTGGAATCGAAATTCCATAAGATTCCGATTTTGATTGCAGTTCCAAAGAAGGAAGCATTCGAGGAAGATTATGTGCAACcttattctataattttattttattttccatttcttaaaagaacaaaaatgaattgacatttattttttgttcattattttattttgcactccataataaaataaaatggtaaCAAAAATCATTCTATAGAATATCACTAATAGTATTCTATTTATCactctaaaaactaaaaaagtaGAGTTTAAAGTAAAGATGCTCCAATggaattttactttttattttataataaagtaaATAATGAGTTACTTTATATAGattagttcatttattttttattcatcattttattttctctctctaataTAGAGTATCATTGGGGTATAATCtaactatattataaagtaattctattttttttaaaaggatcATCATTAGAGATGGTCTCATggaatttatatgtattttgaaGGAGAAAATGGAATATTACAATTGGAAATGCTATTAGGCTACACACGAGTGGGATGTCTTCTTGTAATACCATAGATACAAATAACTTCATCTTCCACAAATAAAATCTTTTGTTTATCTATGAAAGTGCTAATTTCGTTTTAGGCTACACATGAGgggtttattttctttaattcaTATATGTCTATTTGTATTTTCAATCCTTTAAAACAGTTTCTAAATTAAGACAACATATAGATTATAATTATAATGGATAGGGTAAACAATAACCAATGTGACTAAACTTACAACAAACCAGATGATCAATGCAACTCCATTTTCCTTAGGAGATTTCACCACtaatatatgaaaaaactaCCAAGAGCTctcaaatatatcaaaacagaTCTACCATCTGAAGAAAACTTTCGTCAAGATACGcgcttcttttttgtttaattctctCAGATAAACAGGTTTCGGAAACTAGCCAAGGGGACAAGAAGTGGGGATGATATACATTGTTGCTTATACGCTTTGTACTTTCCCGGGCATCTCCTTAGCTTCCACACTCTTCATTTCCTGCGTTTATTAATTTGCAAAAGAAGACAAGAGATGAGAAACACATGCAATAAATCAATGACACTTTTATGTTTAACTATTGGGTGAAGACCACGCTTTAAATCAGGGAACATATGTTTTGTCCCTTCCATTGTTGTGTTCATTAGcttagaagcaaaagaagaagtaaagagttaaaaaacaaaaacacttgAAACTAGCTTTGCAACAAAGTTTGCCTAAAGTGAACAATGGGAGTTAAAAATGGATAGGAACTAGTACATAGAAAAATTCAAGAACCGCAAGAACGCAGAAACTTAACATactaagaaaatcaaaattaaacaataaaagGCCCTTCATTTGAACACTTACAGATCCTTTGCCTTCATAGTACTCGTCCAAAGCCCACTGGTACTTAGATTGGTTTAACCCAAACCATCTCACCAAATGATCATCCACACTTGAATGTGCTGTCGTAAAATGGTTCAGCACACACAGAGAAGAATGTCAAAATTACAAACTTTTAATAGCTTGTTAGGACCAAACCACAGAAACAGTATGAAAATCCACAATTCATTGTAACATTAGCAATAATTTCCACCTAAATTTactttccaaaaaatataatctttaaaTCAATTTCTTCATCAATTAATTAAAGGGAATcagaaaatcaaagaaaaaggCTATCTCAAAAACCAAGATCCGAAAATGAGAAAACtttttcctcagatttctcTCTCTCGTTCCGTACCATTTTGAACCTTTGTGACGGCGTTTCTGAAGAACCCTAAAACTGAGTCGTCCTGTTCAGAGGAAGCCACCGATTTAAACTGCTGCGGAGGAGGAAGAACCGGCGGTTGAGCGATGGGTTTTTGAGACACGGTGGCGGGAGATTCAGGTGGTTTTGGAGTCGCGGGAGGAGTCATGAAGACAGTGTAAGGCCCGATTTTGCCGATGACAGGAGGAGGTGTTGATGGGTCTCTGTTGATCGGCATCTTGAGATGAAAATGAAGGAAGTTTCTCAGACAAGAatctgaaaaagaagaagaagaagaagaaggtgtgCAAGTTGCAGAGAGTGAAAGTGAAGGACGGTGGATATGTAAGAAAGAATCCGTGAGGTTTTGGTTTGCCCAATCTATGTGCTTCAAGTGTAAATGTACTTTACTTTTCACTCTCACCAAAGAGTCAAAGTCACAGTTCATGTCTTTTTTCCTcctaatcttttttttcctttttgataaagttgaatttttgttttagtaGTCAGATTAAACCGAAAATTCAAGGATGtgttgttttagatttttttttcgtCCTTATtactataaacaaaaataaataatgcaCATCTCTAGAAATGATTTCTAGCTACATGAAAAATAAAGGGACTcccgaaaaataaataataaaaagatcaaGTATAAATGATTTGGATACAAACCTTTAGTTACAAATTTTAGTGCTAGGATTTAAAATCTGTTATATCAAACTCtgtctataaaataaaattctccaTCTGCAGTATTACATTCAAATGATTCCTTTTGAGATGTTAAAAATGACATGGTTTAAAAAAAACCTTAACCTGAAAATTAggatgttttatttaataagttTTTGGATATATTCCTTGTTTAGTATATTAATAGATGCCCAAGTGAGAAAATTAAGAGGTTGAtcgtttacaaattttaaaatagtttttagatttttggttttaaaaaaaaaattttagataatcaACTTTTTAAAGAAATAGATTTCTTACATTTTAGggaatctgatttttttcaaataactatcattttcttattaaaaaaaaaacaaaaatccataTTTTCTTGGTTGTTCATCCtacaatgttttttttcattttatccagtttaaaatatttgttacatTTATGCATTAATATctgaataaattaataaaaatggtAACTAttagaaacaaataaattttagtaagaaaaatattttattatataaagcttggttcttcaaagttactaattaacacgatCGCGACACATGACAACTATaattttaagattgtgacatgtgtttaaaattgtattaacttttaatataattatctaaaataaatggttctatagtaattttccttttaaaaataatttaatattataaattatttaattaacaaatacgaaattttccttttttttttgttgataatgAACCTTATATTAAAGCCTACTTAATTAAAATtgtgtcaatatatatatatatatattataaactaaaagaattattataactataaaaaataaatgattacatagtacttttccttttttatattatacgaagaaaaaaagaaaaaagtaaatatataataaaaatataatatatttatatattaatgatgatttgttaaaaaatcttttattactatatatttttaaaatttatatataatatattttaaatatataattattataattattttttaaatggaaaattactatgtaattagtttttaaccaaagttaattttattatcttagtataattatttttaattatgagataatttaacatatatcacAATTTCAAATATAccattataataattaaatataatatgttaattaaatatgtattttctaataatgatttaattaacaagaaaaattgtaaaaatatcagtgatattgaaaataaacgaattttgaaaatgcCAACTTTTAGAAATAGTTAAATTAACtggaaataattaattaatagaaatttatttgcccaaaaaagaaatttaaactataatcaatttgtaaaatatttaacactaattttccttctctaaaatcataaagaaaaaaacaaatgtaaaaaatatttaatcgtaattatctttttaaaaaatcttaaaccaaaaaattgtaaaaaaattgcttaatgttaatttttctttatacaaatcatgaagaaaagataactgtaaagaaattaaaaaaaaaaactgtcaagcaatatttgatagtagttatctttttaaaaaaaattctccatCTGCAGTGTTACATTCAAATGATTCCttttgagattttaaaaatgacatggtttaaaaaaaacttaacctGAAAATTAggatgttttatttaataagttTTTGGATATATTCCTTGTTTAGTATATTAATAGATGCCAAGTGAGAAGATTAAGAGGTTGATTGTTTAcgaattttaaaatagtttttagattttttttttttaaaccaatttttaaacAATCAAGTTTTTAAAGAAATAGATTTCTTACATTTTAGGGAAtatgaattttcaaataattatcattttcttataaaaagaTCCATATTTTCTTGGTTTTTCATCTTACgatgtttttttcatttatctaatttaaaatatttgttacatttatgaattaatataagaatcaattaataaaaatgGTAACTACTATAAACCAATAATTTTTAGTAAGAAGAATTTGTTAAATATAATAATCcagaaataatttatattaagaacattcttttaaatttgtcattaaaattaaattaattatttaagtttACTTTTAGGTAAGTTTTCATGTTTTGTTAATAGTATATTGgtgttattttatttcaaaattatgatatattattttagtaattttaatttttgttttaaaaattaagtttAAGTGAATTttagaaattcaaaaatataaagaaaaaaataaattcagaaatatagttttaataaaattaatattttgtattgattttCTCAACTGCagacaaaataattaataaaatatattaaatttaattaaaaaaaatcatcatttatttttttctaaaaactaaaactacagtaaaataaaaaattttgaaaccaaaattgtcattcctgttttttttttcaaaaactaaaatctactgtaaaactaaaaactgaaaccgaaaaaatcaaaaactaaaatctaaaataaatcaaacaatCATCACCTAGTATTTACTCCATAGTAATTTTCGTAAATTGTTAATACGAACTTATCATAAATTTAAGCATATTAAAGTACATTTATTTATCCTTGTGTTATTGAATATGACTGATCGTTATTTATTCCGGAGTAATACAAAACCAAAAGTGATCGATAAACGGACTAACCAACGTTCTCAGTCCATTCTTCGGGGGACAAGATTTGGGTTCACCCCTTatagtgaacctttaaattcacca includes:
- the LOC108824218 gene encoding uncharacterized protein LOC108824218 — its product is MNCDFDSLVRVKSKVHLHLKHIDWANQNLTDSFLHIHRPSLSLSATCTPSSSSSSFSDSCLRNFLHFHLKMPINRDPSTPPPVIGKIGPYTVFMTPPATPKPPESPATVSQKPIAQPPVLPPPQQFKSVASSEQDDSVLGFFRNAVTKVQNAHSSVDDHLVRWFGLNQSKYQWALDEYYEGKGSEMKSVEAKEMPGKVQSV